The following nucleotide sequence is from Mytilus galloprovincialis chromosome 12, xbMytGall1.hap1.1, whole genome shotgun sequence.
TATGTAAATGTGTTTAGTTTTGTGtaaacattggtttttttttataaactctAATTAAAGCAATATAATAAGTCAGCACCCAGTTTTGAACATCAACATCAGACTTTTTGAAGTTGTTTAATACACTTTAGAATAGAGTAAATTTTGgcaaacaaatacattttcataGTTTGtacattaacaatgattaataaagatttgacagggataaagtattaaaaataagcaatataatgcaaatatttttattttagcatATGCAACCAAAATCAACATGATTGAGCCATCTGTGCTATCACTCAGTCATAATTCACACATTTGAATGTGATCCGAGACACAGCTCTCCCTACGGGAAAAATAATAGACCTTTCACAAAGAGAAAAATCCGataattaaactttaaattgtaTATGAATTGAGAAGTTAAAGCCATTTGTAGAAATTTTAGATAATCatctatatttttatcaaatgagaGAAAAACCATACCATTTTGGAACATCTGAGGAATAAGACATTAACAGATTTTTTAATAGATAGgcttattgctttttttttatttcgtaatACTATTTAGTAAAACGATTCATGAATATATTAGTATCACATGTATACATAACAATACTTTGTATTTATATCGTAGCTTCGGGAGTGTGTACAATGCAGACTGCAAAGGATTGTTCTGAACtgcaaaaatatatatcccaCTCTGATGTATACCCGATATATCCTGACGAATCTGAGGCCAAAGTTTATTGTGACATGACTACAGATGGCGGAGGATGGACTGTAAGTgtaaaaaacataatatttaaataGACCCTTGTCTGAACACATACACTTTTTTGTTGATCGCAATAATTCAAAGTCGTGTTTGAaagtttttatatgaattaaacagaatttttcGCAATATGTAAAACTGAAAATAgaattttagtctaaaatgacaaagtaGCAATATTGAAGGTGGCAATCTTTATGTATCTTATGTATCTTATGTTTTATATAACATTATTGAATCAATCAGGAATGTGACACACACAATTTTCAACTATTTCATCGTGTCTATAACATAATTAAATGTAAATGAACGTGCGAGTCATTAATGCGTTGTGTACATTCAGGTGAGGTTTTCTTCATTTCGTAACCAATAAGAGTGAATGGATGCCTTTATATGTGACAGAGTTTTCTGACATGCATCTTTGTCCAGATATATCTTCATCGTCCATCCGATCTCtccttgataattttttttatcgtgAATAAAACATTAAGATTTGTGCCAacttagttatttttatttatatttcatattcaaCACGAACTATATAATATACATCTTTAAAAGAATAACGTATTATTCATTGTGCGATAGCCATCTTTaagatattaattttaatttttttggtcaTCTATTTGAACATCTGTTTAGCAGATGAAGATGGATATGTTTCACAAGGAGAACTTCCGGTTTTTGGTTGTGTTATTGTTACTCAgtctttaattttcattattgtCTTTTGTATACTGTCGTTGGTCTTTTAAAGCTTTTGGTCACACTACATTTTTGtcatggcgctgtcagtttatttacttctttaaaatttgaaatttcctttcgtatattttgactttctttaACAGAACTAACTTGACCTAGAAACAAACGCGTGTATAGTGAAATTGATATCTCCGAGTAATAagttatttctttttcaattgtATACAATCAAATCATTCATACAACTATTACTATCGATatgaatattgaattaaaaaacatttgaaacacTTAAATATTCCACACAATTTGAACATACACAGTTGTTATATTTACTTGATGTTAATTGTCAATGACGAAATATCTCTCCGAAGATCAATATCTTTGAAAATTAATCACTTACTTTAGTGTCATATCGTAATTGACAAATACAGAGGACTATAATTTCAAAAGAATACgtttgtatcaatgttacatTGAGTTGTTCAAATAAATGactgatttttgtaaaaaaagtgtGTTACCAAAaaaacgaactccgaggaaaaaattaaaacggaaagttcctaatcaaatggcatacTCCAAAGCTTTAAAAtcttattagatataggaagatgtggtgtgagtgccagtgagacaactctccatccaaatatcaatttaaaaaaagtaaaccatgatagttcaatgtacggccttcaacacggagccttggctcacaccgaacgacaagctataaagggccccaaaattactagtgtaaaaccattcaaacgggaaaaccaacggtctaatctatctaaaaaaacgagaaacgagatacacgtataaattacataaacaaacgacttattgtttgtttctgtgtgtgttacattatcgtatgttttttgttgtacatcagtgtttctgtttttttcgttgttttcttctcacagttgatgtgtttccctcagttttagtttgtaacccgaatatgttttctctcaatcgatttatgactttcgaacagcggttttactacggttgcctttatttaaacacatcatacgaatggataacaactgtcacattcctgattTAATGAAGGCATTTAAACAAATAATGAACTAAACCTGGTTAAGAGTAGGTACACCTCTCATTTGTATTACTTATCTACTCTAGATAATCCAAAGAAGATTAGATGGGTCTGTCAACTTTCAGAGAAATTGGAAAGATTACGAGAATGGCTTTGGTAATGTTGATGGTGAATACTGGCTAGGTACGTACATgtaaaggaaatgaaataaaaaaaagttactgaTCTATCACCGGATCAAAATATCCTGTCATTACGCCACTGCTTGAAACATCCAAAATGTACCAAAAGAAGCGTTTGGGTTCACGTCGAGTTTCATATGTGAAACAGAATCTACTTACCCTCTAGGAGCAATTGAGATCACATCCATATTCTTCTAAGTTATGGTTTATGTACAGTTGTTTCtccatgtttttttgtttgtcttcttgtctgttttcctttttttttgctacggcgttgtcagtttacgTTTTCGAAAGTCCCCGAAGTATTTTTGCCTCTCTGGTGATTACATTTTCGctctgaataaaatttaaaacgaTGTCCTTTATCTAACATTTTTACACAAAAACCTTAAGGAATGGATTTATTTTCCAATTCATACATACTCTAATTTGAGTTGATTGACAATTGCAATATGTTTGGTTACTATTGAAATACGATTTTTTTCGAGGACTTTATGTTAAATGTACTGAATTTCAAGAGAACGCCATTAAAAAGACATACGGAATAAACAAAGAAAAGTAGCATTATACGAATGGATGAATATGCTGCACTGTAAACCCCATTAAGTATTATGAAAGATTTCTAATAAAATGACTTTACCAGATATAACCAACCTATCTGACCGTATCACGTCCTATTACATTAAAAGATGATGGATAGTAGCATAGATTTCATAAAAGATTGGCTCGTTGAATACAAATACTTTGTTAGAATGTATGATTTAAATAAATTAGTACACACTACTTTTTTAATTCTTTACATATGTTGTTATTAAGTTTGGGAGGTTTTCATTGACAATAACATTTGAAGAGATCAGTTTCCAATAATCAAATACACCGCTCTCAAGTTCGTCATTTCACTTGACtcctattatatttttttcttgaaatacgCCTAATAGAATTGTTTTTGCGTCTTGTGGCAagtattttattcataaaaatagaCGGTTTATTCAAAATATGAATTGCAAAAAAGTTGCAGGTGATGATATGCTTGATACCTCACAAACTGGCAAAAAAATCGAGCctaatttatgaaattttcccataaaattaaatttctaGTGCGCATTAAATCAATATGTTTCAGTGATAGTGTTGGGTTCAGGTGTAATTCTGAGTATTCAGTTACAGACAAATCCAAAAATTGTATATAGAATTATATGTATGACCTCTTTTTCATGCCTTTGTACAGATTTGGGGATTTAACATAAAGATCCATGTTTATTAACTTTATAAATTGTCGACATGCATGGTAGAACTACGACACCTTGTTTGTTTTAACCAAAGTAGTCGGATACTACATAAAATTTAGCAATTCCAAGTGTCTGTTGACAACGTTGTCCACAAAAGTAAGATGTTcgttgtacaaaaaaaaaaaaaaaacaccagaaaAAATGGTGAGACGGTTGGCCCATTTTGACAATGAAAGCTACACCCCTGTTTAAGTGCTGGCAATTTAAGTCTCGAGTTTCAACCGTTTCAAATATAAATCGAAAATTGTCTACCAAACAAGCAATATTTAGGGGTAAGAGCAAATATTGGCCAGTCCGGGGTCACAACATGTGTCCAGATAGGATAACATGTCTTCCTGTGGTATAATACAAAGTCTTGACCATATTTATCTTCTAGTCCTAAATGATCATTTGTAAAATACGTTTGCAAAGTATATACAGTATATATGGCTCTACATCCAGTTTATACTTTTGTTCTATCTTTACGTCACAAcccctttttcaaaatttgaagtcTATATCTGACATCGTAATCTTATTATTTTATGATGTTCAGTGTTATAAACCTTGAATGATGTATTCAGTAAAATGAATTCGGTGCCccttttaattgtttatcaataaaatggATTAAATAATAGACGGTAATACTATAaggttatccattcgtttgatgtattcgttcttttgattttgccatttgattagggattttccattttaaatattcctcggagttcagtattttgtgattttactttttactttaaatgataaaaaaaatacctgGAACTGTCTCATGTATTTGGAGATCAAAAAGCATTCCTGTGAAACCAATTTATACATAATTACTAATCGAATGCACCTAACATCTAAAGAAACAACATATATAGGGAAGTTTTTCCAAATCCATTTCAATAGCAAAAGAATCATTTTGAAAAGGAATTCCATAAAAGAGAaacatccttttaaatatttctcCCGTAACAGATatgataacatatataaatatacatataataaaagaaagataaGTAAAATAAGGCGTTGAACTgcaaaggaaattaaaaaaaacatgatttttataatcaaaacgatgaaagataaataaaatcgaACGTATGATAGGCATGGGATATGTGTGTTtacacataaataaaaaatagcgGGAATCTGAAAAACCATATGATAAATAGAAATGCAAGATTTCTATCATTTTTCGTCATGACAATATTATTTTGTATGAACGAGAATTTCCAGTGTATGATTTTAACAGTCTggaaacattttgtttaaacatgATCGACGTATTTTATTATATGTACTGGTCGGCAAAAACCAGTCCCATTCGGTTTTTACCTTGAGTTAcgtttgtttgtcattttattggaaatgtaTAATATATAGTTTACTATCATGAAATTGGCGTATAGCTATTTGCCTTTGACAATAAAGTAATCATTCCCTTTCCTttctttgataaattaaaaaaaaaatgatattttaacgcTACAGTCATGTGTATCTTTTGAATTTAAAGGAAACAAACACATACACAGCCTAACATCCAGTGGTAAATATGAGCTGAGAATAGACCTAACAGACATGTCCAATACAAAGACGTATGCTGTTTATAAAAAGTTTGTTGTTGGAGATGCAGCGTCCAAGTATAAGCTTACTGTTGGGGATTATAGTGGAGATGCAGGTAATAATGACCTTATCTATACACCTTATGTTACAAACTGTTTTTCTGAACATAATGTTATAGGCCGTCGTTTGGAACAACTAGGTGTGGAAGACTTTTAAGTGTCAGCAATTGCTTCATATCATGATACTTAATTGAATAGGCTATATAAATAAGTTTAAGAAAGCTTTTATCAACGtctctggcatttgttagtcttttttatttttttaaatttcagttcattataaattatgttttgtagTTTAGTGTAACATCAATTTCCACTGAACTAGTACAAATTAAGGAGCCAGCCGTAAACATGATTTTCTAACTGCATTGATAACCAATTAGTGGCTTTTTTGGCCGttatctgctttttggtcgggttgttgtctctttgacataatcccgatttccattctcaattttattagcttAAAAAAACTAATGCAGTTAATGTGACACATTTCTTATAACGATAGATGTGAAGCGTAAATATTGTCGAGATAAATAACTGcatttaacatgttaaacattCATAGCGCCAAACCGTCTTCTGTTTTTCCAATTGGTCAGTCACACTGTTCACATGGGTTTTATTTGACTCATAGACAATAGAGGAATTTGTTCAGATTACAAAAAAGTGAACACTATTTTACAAGATGCatgttatattcatttaaatgtcAATTTACTATCTGTCATTTGTTGTTTATGAatgcatttattattgatatataGGTGATAAAATGTCTTATCATAATGGGATGAAGTTCTCAACGACTGATCAGGATAATGACCAAAGTAGTGGTGGTAAATGTGCAGACACCTATGGGCCATGGTGGCATAAAGACTGTTGTCACAGTGGTCTTAACAAGTCATTCAAAAGCAGCTTGTACTGGGGTTCCTTCAAAAGTTCATCAGCCAAAACATCAGTTATGATGATACGACAACTATAACTGAATGTTAAAACTGTCTATCGAAGTACGTCAATTAcagattgaattgttttattgttaaaataatgGATTTATGAATGGTATTAGAGATGTTCTCTAGGAAGAAAATAAATTGATTGTAAGATAAATAACCtttatgatttatttaatgaATTGATAACAGAATGTTTGTAAATAATTTGAAGTTcccttctgttttatttttcatcaaaaaattatGTGAATTTGAGTCATTAAAAGGACATGATACGCAGTCAGACGCCTTTACAATTAATAACACTATTAGGTAAGTTGTAACTGACAAACAAAACTAATTTGCTGATAttaaaattacataaatataGTTTGCAATTTTTATGTCTCTGTAATAGGACGATTTTTTCCGTCCGTAAGTCCACCAGTggtttaaattatgtttaaattgaaCGATTTCGTTATATCTATCATATGATCCTATGTTTGTCTCCCGGTTTCAAGTCTCTGAGGTATGATTCTGGACTCGTCTTTAATATATTTTGactcctatatttttttttgcaagattaaaaaaaaaaaaaaaaaaaacatggaacaTTTTGTGATATCTTTAAGATAGCacaaatacaaagatttttcatccccaatcagacacctttaaactgatgtaattccactcatctttctttaaattttataaatgaggtatcaaaagaaagaagaaggagtaatctttcaaattgtgataatttcattatgacataattattacataattaattgttatgtaataaattgccatattgtgatgtccatactggAATAAATTTAGCTTCTTTTTtgttcatagcatcccaaaatattttatagattcttgcacaacacagtttgacctccaaaacggtgtctcagatttttcctattgcatTTGATTCTCTCTTAAATCTTCAATGAaatttgcaacatcaattcataagagaccaccaaatacaattgggtataaaatttgttctattgatgtttttggaaatctgagacacagttttggaggtcaagctgtgttgtacaagaatctataaccGCAAGATTCATACGTCACTGTCATATTTCTATGTATAATTGTCCTGATGATGCCTATCGATAAGGCGAAACATGTAGAACAAATAAACAGATACTTTCCAGTAAAAACAtgagtgttgttgtctttattgtcgACATATTCTTTTGTTTCATGATGACTGTGAAAACCTAGCGATATCCATTCGTTTTTACCCTACCGCACAATCACCACTccaggtgttggttcacttatATATTTACTGTTTTACACATAACAGTTAAAACTACCGTCGGAGCAAAGTCTTTTCTTATTTCATCAACATTCATTGACATACAGATGTGGTTAAGGGCTCAACATTTTCATCAAGTAACTTGATTAAATGTGCATTAAAGTCGTTTTGCCGAGATGTTATATTAcccaaatttaaaatgttaaataaacagaaaatacgtttcGCTTTCAAAACCGTTTACATATGATCCTCATTAAATTCGATCCAAAAATAGTCCCTATATAGGATTAGATATCCAAATAGTCGATATAAATTCCATTGAGTCTGaaactaatccaaatcagatttcttttattcggataGTATTAGATACATTTCCTTTTTGgcagaaattaccaaaaattgttttaactatctttctaactttaaaacactgatttaaatTTACGTTGTacacaatacaatataataaaatagtttatgtcccagcttagataaaaaaaaataaaggaataagaaacctttctttttcctattttgaaacaACGATGTTTGTAGGCTTTGTACGAAGTTCAActttgtcgtaatttcaaggcagatagcgGATTCGGGGGTGGGGGTAAACAGGTCTTTAACCCTTGGATTGGACAAAGTATCGTGTTTAgcttaaaatcgtcaatattgtctttagtctcgctactctcagtgatttttttttaatttgatggaaTAACGCCCCTTTCGAGGTAAAGATAgacttgtctgtacaccagctttgattatttgtaatatctttaatttttcacttattcttacaacatttgtataaacttcaagattataaaaaaaccggtttttttctaaagttaacattgattggttaaatatttctcagtcatgtcctgcgtttgaatttgtttgttagctttttggtgatgaatgtttgtctctaatatttaattaactgtgcatttgtattcagatatcgcagatcgaatttattcgttcattgtttaatcatacgttttttgattgagttaagtctgccaattgatattttatcgtatgtttttctttgttgtgatgttatgctattgtttcagaaaaagggagaaggtttggatccattaaaacgtttaatcccgctgcaaatgtttgcacctgtcctaagtcaggaatctgatgtacagtagttgtcgtttgtttatgtaatatatacgtgtttctcgtttctcgttttgtttatatagattagaccgttggttttcccgtttgaatggttttacactagtaattttggggccctttatagcttgttgttcggtgtgagccaaagctccgtgttgaaggccgtactttaacctataatggtttactttttaaattgttatttgtatggagagttgtctcattggcactcacaccacatcttcctatatctattttgaactgtgcagtatatctgcggtagttaatgcacacctttgctgtgcattatccatattatagcacagtaagaaaaAGGAGATGTGTTAAGTTACTGATAACTTCGTCTTCTTTATATGAAATAAAGGTAAAAGTAGTATACCCCTGTTCGATATTCATTATGTGTATCAGGCCTAACGAAAAGCAATATTCAGTGTTTTACAgtgtaatagaaaaaaagaaaacctgAGCACACAAATCAAACTGGTAGTGATCAAGTGTTCCGGAAGGATAATCCCATGGTGATCTTGATGTGGCAGCATGTCAGTACTAGCCCTGTGACAaatctaattcgataggtcacattcgtgaaaatggGACGGTATTGTACATTTACATGTTCAAAATAATTTACGATCCAGCTGTCAAAACTATGTAATCATACCTCAAAGATACAATGTAAACAGTTTCATttacttattcttttttttacaaatatgcaaatgaaTCAGACAAAGACACTAACAAAAGCTCAGGTACAAATTTAGTTAGATAAAAATGAATCAAATTACACTGGAAGTAACCTGGTCATATAGAGGAGCTTTTAGTAGAAAGTCTTGCTCTGTTTCTAAGAAATTCCATGGGTAGATACCAAAACATTGTTAAGGAATATTCCTTATCAACTTCACACATAATaaatgatggtcttgaagtatagatacTGATGTTCCTACCATcttaatattcatttatttgtcagttaaaaatatgactttaactgtttagtctattttagACAATCCAATACAATGTCTATAAGACGTGGCTtggtacatcccgtcattgtgttattgtgctatggtaattttGTGTATTCCTGtgttttgtttctttcttatgtgcTTTGTATATATCCTTTTCGTTTTTGTTGTTGgtatctttgtttgtttttataccgattgagattataacacaatgttgactgtatTACCCCTATTTTGGACATATTACCTATTGTGTCTATTTGGTTACGAATCTTTGTCaaaataatgaaatgttttgCGGCGTTCATACTAGTGAGAGGTTAACCATGCTTAATTCACCATTTTccacatgagaaaatgcctgtaacaagtcaggaatatgacaattgctATCCATTTGTTGgtgtgttcgagcttttgatttcgACATTTGCgtatggactttccgtt
It contains:
- the LOC143055427 gene encoding uncharacterized protein LOC143055427 isoform X4; translated protein: MQCYCKTNLLVIFVACCLVWSGDIYVTASVSDTTYLGNEDPLSISLINDKGAPLVAMLDTNTINRKIKVYIRTLMRETIQNAVQEQIQDIFKTSFDENSTINFIRNMTMQGINDILKEQGQVKLFDSIRNEEINEALKSSDKDSMVEDIMYELQEICLPENHNISGKDIKKDTQNILNKSGGEKQVSEMLRMLTRDVKASGVCTMQTAKDCSELQKYISHSDVYPIYPDESEAKVYCDMTTDGGGWTIIQRRLDGSVNFQRNWKDYENGFGNVDGEYWLGNKHIHSLTSSGKYELRIDLTDMSNTKTYAVYKKFVVGDAASKYKLTVGDYSGDAGDKMSYHNGMKFSTTDQDNDQSSGGKCADTYGPWWHKDCCHSGLNKSFKSSLYWGSFKSSSAKTSVMMIRQL